Part of the Triticum urartu cultivar G1812 chromosome 2, Tu2.1, whole genome shotgun sequence genome, CGGTCAGTACCGGCACGCACACCAGCAGCAAAGCTACTGTGCCTACCTAGTACTAGCTTGCTTGGGCGGCCATGCGCGTCGTCCGTCCGTGTGTCGGTCGGTCTGTTCATGCTCATGCCGAGGCAGCAGGACGACGTACACGTACAGGTGGCGCGTTCCGTGCGACTGATGAAACCGGCCGGATGTCCGTAAGTTAAGTCAAACGCTTTGAACGTATAGCATGCAATAACTATCATCGGTGTCACCGTTTTTTATGCCGGATAAGGCGCTGGTCAACGTCGGCGATACACCTGCCCATGTGGGCGATCAGGACGAAGACGACGACGGCTCGTAGACGTCCCGGCGAACGTTGGCCAGCACCGCCGTACGGACGTGGACGCGCCACCGGAACGATTTAGACACGCCGATCGTGATGCCGGAACGTTCTTGCGCCGGCCACCCAGAGTAGGAAAGCACCGTCAGGGAGCGAGCTGTTACGGTCGTGGACAAAGGCGCAAGGGACAGCCGTCGCATCGTCACAGGCTACTATTCCTTTCAtttttaaatataagtctttgtaatTCCACTATAAACTACATATAAAGCAAAATGAGTAAACCTACActctaaaatgcatctatatagaTCCGTATGTGGTTCATAGTAGAATCTTtataaagacttatatttagaattGAAGGGAGTAATTATCTGTCGAAACAATGGATAAGGACACGCGCGGGGATCAAAAGACAGATCCATTTTGGATGAGCGGCCGCGGATTTGGCTTTGACAACTACTAATTCAAATCTTTGCAGATGCTACTCCCTCCGCATCAAATATAAGACCTTTTTTGATACTCATTCCGCGCGTCGTGGCTCGAAAAACTCACACGGCGCGATCTCACACAAAAAACGACAGAGCCCTGTGGCATTCACAAGAACATGCACAATAATTTGCAAATAGCTTTGATTTAAGCATGCAAAATACACGTAGGTAACAAGAGTATATCTATACATTGTGTACACGCGTCTATTTTTCTTGCAAACTAATATTAAACAAGAAACATGGACTAGATTGATCTACCATACCAAAAAACGTCTAGATCGATCCCTCATCCATACTTCGATGCTATAGTAAAGTTCATTACCGAAAATCCGAAATCCCCTACAGATAGTACTTAATTAATCATTGTGCGACGACCCAGCCGGGCAAACGCCGGCATGCAGCGAGCCTACGCGGCCGAGGGCGCCGGGAAGTACTTCACGGCACCGGCCTCAACCAGAGCTCCACGTAGCAGGTTGGTGCCCTCATCGCCGGCCTTGTAGTCCAGGCTCTCGTCGTTGTAGATGTCCCACCATTTCTTCACGAGCATCTTGATGTCCTCCCTGTCCATGTTGGCCTCCTCGCCGGTGTACCTCCACGGCTTCGAACCCTGCATCATTCATGCATGGCAAAGAAACATCGAGCATGAATTCAGATATAAGAATAAACAGACTAAAAATGTTTGTACTAGGAAATCGATGACAAAGACGTACCGCTGCGCAGTAGTGCACGACCTTGACCTTGTCGAGCTCGACGTTCTCCGGGTGCCTCCAGAGCATGGCCAGCACCAGGTTGTACACCGGCGGGATGGGCTTGTACACGTCCCTGAAGAACATGTTGAGAAAGTCCTGCTCGGCGAACGGGGTGGGGTCGGTGACGACGAGCCTGTCGAGGAGGGCCTTGGCGGTGGCGAGGCTGGGCTCGTGCACGAACATGCCGGCGTTGAAGTAGAGCGGTGGCGGGGGCACGCTGAGCTCACGCTCCGGCCACGCCACCCGGTCCGGGCACTGCTGGCAGTAGCCGATCCTGTACTGCAGGGTGTGGCTCCACGTCTTCTCGCAGAAGCAGTCCATGACTGCGTAGAAG contains:
- the LOC125535543 gene encoding galactinol synthase 2-like, with protein sequence MAPMLKGIVDAAPKRAAYVTFLAGSGDYWKGVVGLAKGLRAVNSAYPLVVAVLPDVPEDHRRKLVDQGCLVREIEPVYPPESQTQFAMAYYVINYSKLRIWEFVEYERMVYLDADIQVFDNIDHLFDLDKGSFYAVMDCFCEKTWSHTLQYRIGYCQQCPDRVAWPERELSVPPPPLYFNAGMFVHEPSLATAKALLDRLVVTDPTPFAEQDFLNMFFRDVYKPIPPVYNLVLAMLWRHPENVELDKVKVVHYCAAGSKPWRYTGEEANMDREDIKMLVKKWWDIYNDESLDYKAGDEGTNLLRGALVEAGAVKYFPAPSAA